A window of Fusarium falciforme chromosome 1, complete sequence genomic DNA:
AGAAACACTGGGCTCGGGAGCCACGGTCACAGTTCGGGTGAtcggttgtggttgtggttgttcaTCGACGTTGATGATTGAGATGGTGGTAGGAACGGCCTTGGTGACAGCCTTTGTGACCGTCTTTCCGGGGGCCGTGACCGTACTCGCATCGCCTGTTTTCGTGACAACATGTGTGACGGGCTTCTTCGTCTTGACCACGGTCTGAATGACTGTCACGATCCCATCgccatcttcgtcgtcgccattgccgctgccgctgccgctgccttGGCTGCCGCTCCCACTGTCATCGCTTCCTGAATCGTCGTCGCCAGAATCATTGTCGCCGGGCTCCAGGGGTACAACTGAGTATTTGGGCTCGTCGGCAGGCTCACGAGCAACGATGACTGGCCGAGGAAGCGCAGTGATGGTGGTGTAAGAGGCGGAGAGAGCCAGTAGAAGGGGGAGATACCCGCGCATCTTGACGAGGCTTCTTCGCCAAGGTGACTTTGAGTGGTGAATGCAGAATGATTGGGATTGTCCTGTGGTGTTGATATTTATGTGTTGTTGTGGGCGTTTGCAGGTGCTGGCACTGGCGGCTATGAACAGCCGTCAATGCTACTTCGGCAGTGATGCCACTGATGCACTGCTAAACGGGGAACGGACGTGAAAAGGTGAGGTAGGTAGAGGAGAGGTGCAGATTCTTACTTGAAATGAGAGAAAAATTGAAAGGAAACGCTACAAACCTGGGGTGCCCTGAATTTAGTTTTAATCATTGCAATTGAGATGGCTGGAGGTTGATGAATACACGGAGGTTGGAGGAGCCACGGCAGAAGGTGACTGGCGCAATTGGGCCAGGGACTGCCGGGGGCTCGAACGTTTGTGCTTCAGCGGTTCAAGTGAAGGGGATTCACCAGCCACCCGCAATAGTCGTCCGCGCGATGTGATTGGCCGATTCGTCGCCCGATGGCTTGACCTGCGTCTTGGGTTCAGCTCTTGGCCGAAAAAGACTGGAGCGCCCTTGCATTGAATGTAGGTGATATTTGCTAGGGCCTCAGCTGTGATTAAGTTGCATTAACCCCGATTccattctcttcttttcgAGACTTGAAATCACAACGACTTTGCCTTGCAGTTTGCCGCCGGATTGCGATATCACCCCGAGTTGCGTAAGTTTAGTGGCGGTGCTAGCGTCCAGTGGCGTCTCCCAAAGTGGCTGGTGTACCTGACTGAATCCGGAGTCCAGGACCCGAAGTCACATGACAGTGACGAAGTGGGATGAGCAAACCTGGTCCAAGAGGGACGGGTCGGGTCAAGAGAAGCGTGATGAATGCTCCCGCACAGCCTCGACTGATTTCCCGCGCTGACGAATATCGGTTTTGATGGAGCACAGTAGCGGAGACCTTTCACTTCACTTGAACCCTGACAGCGACCTGCATGCACCTCGATTGTCGACATGTCACTGGGCAACAATGCGCCCAAGACCTGTCCGCGTCAGATGCTTGGCCCGCAGAGCCCAGAATGCTTAAACATAGAACACCCTGCTTCTACGCGCGTACAGTACATAACTTGTACCTGCTTCTGTAATGGATGGACTGGCTGGGGCAAAAAAAGATGCGAGATCCCGTGGAGCGAGCCAAAAGATGACGTCCAACCGATGCTCGGATTCTGATTCTGGCTGTTGTCGGGTTGGGCTAGGTTGTTGCTCCGCCTCCGAGCAGCCCACATCGTGACGGCACCACCATCCATcacgcccaagcccaaggctgAGCAGGTGCAGCGCGTCTGGGCATTTTCCAGGTACCTACATACCCAAGAGCGATCGCCtacctacttaataagaGAAGCCTCGTGCCACACTCGACCTCGACTTTTCCTGttcctttttattccttttgAACTGTCCAGCTCCAAAAGCGTATTtacccctccatccatccctaCCGACCTATTCCGTTACCCCTCAGTGCGGACTTTGAAATCTCGCGACAACAGACAAAACACTCATTTCCAGCTTCATGTCTTATCAAGGACAGGGTTACGGTCAGCCTTATGGCCGTAAGTTTTCTTTCTCTCGAGCTCGTACAGTCGAGCTTTTGCGACACTTGTCTAACACATATTCAGAGCAGCCGCAAGGCTACGGCCAGCAAtatccccctcctccccccggTCAATATCCCCCACCTCAGCAACCGTACGGCGGCGGATATCAGCAGCAACAAGGAGGATATCCTCAACAGGGAGGTTATCAGCAGCCTCAGGGCCATTATCCCCCTCCCCAGCAGCCTCCATATGGAGGATATCAGcaaccacctcctcctcagccctACGGCGCCCCTCCAGGCCAATAcggcgctcctcctcctcagcaccACCAACAGCCATATGGCGGTCATTCGCCCGCTCCGCCCGCGCCCTACGGTGCCCCTCCACCTGGTGCACCCTACGGAGCGCCACCTCAGCAGTATGGCGCGCCGCCAACACAGCCAACCCCACCATCACTGGGCTACGGTCCTCCTCAGATCATTCAATGGGACGCCAATCCGGATGCCCAGGCGCTGCGCAAGGCCATGAAGGGTTTTGGCACGGATGAGAAGGCATTGATCTCCATCCTCTCTAACAAGGACCCTCTGCAGATTGATACCCTCCGTGCAGCCTACGAGAGAGCCCACCGCCGTAACTTGGTTTCTGACATTCAGAGCGAGACGAGCTCATGGTTTGAGAAGGCATTGGTTCAATTGGCTCGTGGTCCCCTTTTGTCCGATGTTCACAACCTCCACGAGGCAATGAGCGGACCTGGCACCAAGGAACTTGTTCTCAACGATATTCTGCTTGGACGATCAAATGCCGACCTGCAGGCCATCAAGAGCGCTTACTACCACACATTCCATGATAAGCTCGAGGATGTTGTAAAGGGCGATCTCAGCATGAAGACGGAGCGGCACTTCATGCTTGTCTTGGCTGCCAATAGAGCTGAAGATTCTGCCCCCGTGGACCCTCGCCAGGTTGACGACGATGTCATGCAAATCTACAAGGCCACTGAGGGCAAGCTGGGCACAGACGAGATTCTGGTCTGCAGCATCTTGAGCAAAAGGAACGACAACCAGATCCGCGCCATTGCGCACACCTACAAGCAAAAGTTTAACAAGGATCTCGAAAAGGTTATCAAGAGTGTAAGTTTAGTCTCTATCACACACTCAACTCCACTTCTAACATGCGTAGGAATTCTCTGGCCACATGGAGGATGCACTCCTCTTCCAGCTGCGCCATGCCACCGACAAGTACATGCACGCAGccaagcttctcgaggaCTCAATGGCCGGCATGGGCACCAAGGACCATCTTCTCATTGCACGTGTTATCCGCTTCCACTGGGATCGCAACACACTCGCCAACGTCAAGGGCGCCTACCAGCAACGGTACGGCAGAAGCCTGGGAAGCCGAATCAAGGGAGAGACCTCAGGAGACTACAGGAGGACCATGCTGGCAGCAATCGGCGAGCCCTGGTAAACGATTCaacgagaaaagaaaaagagatggAAACAATGGGACGATTGGGGTGCAAGATTGCAAGTGGG
This region includes:
- a CDS encoding Annexin, which codes for MSYQGQGYGQPYGQQPQGYGQQYPPPPPGQYPPPQQPYGGGYQQQQGGYPQQGGYQQPQGHYPPPQQPPYGGYQQPPPPQPYGAPPGQYGAPPPQHHQQPYGGHSPAPPAPYGAPPPGAPYGAPPQQYGAPPTQPTPPSLGYGPPQIIQWDANPDAQALRKAMKGFGTDEKALISILSNKDPLQIDTLRAAYERAHRRNLVSDIQSETSSWFEKALVQLARGPLLSDVHNLHEAMSGPGTKELVLNDILLGRSNADLQAIKSAYYHTFHDKLEDVVKGDLSMKTERHFMLVLAANRAEDSAPVDPRQVDDDVMQIYKATEGKLGTDEILVCSILSKRNDNQIRAIAHTYKQKFNKDLEKVIKSEFSGHMEDALLFQLRHATDKYMHAAKLLEDSMAGMGTKDHLLIARVIRFHWDRNTLANVKGAYQQRYGRSLGSRIKGETSGDYRRTMLAAIGEPW